In one Pseudomonas fitomaticsae genomic region, the following are encoded:
- the cmoB gene encoding tRNA 5-methoxyuridine(34)/uridine 5-oxyacetic acid(34) synthase CmoB, protein MIDLSPLARRLAGTPLAEWANTLQVQLDKKMEKGHGDLERWQSALDALPKIQPTEVDLLDGLKLDTDCDDETRAQMRTALMGLSPWRKGPFDLFGVHVDTEWRSDWKWSRVSPHLDLKGKRILDVGCGNGYYMWRMLGAGADSVIGVDPNWLFFCQFQAVQRFLSEPNAWHLPFPFEDLPPNLEGFDTVFSMGVFYHRRSPIEHLLALKDCLVKGGELVLETLVVEGDKHQVLVPEDRYAQMRNVWFLPSVPALELWLRRAGFTDVKCVDVSTTTVDEQRGTEWMKYQSLSDFLDPEDHSKTIEGLPAPMRAVIVAKK, encoded by the coding sequence ATGATTGATCTGTCCCCCCTCGCCCGCCGTCTGGCCGGCACGCCGCTGGCCGAATGGGCCAACACCCTGCAAGTGCAGCTCGACAAGAAAATGGAGAAAGGTCACGGCGATCTGGAGCGCTGGCAAAGTGCGCTGGACGCCTTGCCGAAGATCCAGCCGACCGAAGTCGACCTGCTCGACGGCCTGAAACTCGACACCGATTGCGACGACGAAACCCGCGCACAAATGCGCACCGCACTGATGGGCCTGTCGCCGTGGCGCAAAGGGCCGTTCGATCTGTTCGGCGTGCACGTCGACACCGAGTGGCGCTCGGACTGGAAGTGGTCGCGGGTCTCGCCGCATCTGGATCTGAAGGGCAAACGCATCCTCGATGTCGGTTGCGGCAACGGCTACTACATGTGGCGCATGCTCGGTGCCGGCGCCGACAGCGTGATCGGCGTCGATCCGAACTGGCTGTTCTTCTGCCAATTCCAGGCGGTGCAACGTTTTCTGTCAGAGCCGAATGCCTGGCACCTGCCGTTCCCGTTCGAAGACCTGCCGCCGAACCTGGAGGGTTTCGACACGGTGTTTTCCATGGGTGTGTTCTATCACCGCCGCTCGCCGATCGAGCATTTGCTGGCGCTGAAGGATTGCCTGGTGAAGGGTGGCGAACTGGTGCTGGAGACGCTGGTGGTCGAAGGTGACAAGCATCAGGTGTTGGTGCCAGAAGACCGTTATGCGCAGATGCGTAATGTGTGGTTTTTGCCGTCGGTGCCGGCGCTGGAATTGTGGCTGCGTCGTGCGGGTTTCACGGATGTGAAATGCGTGGATGTGAGCACCACCACCGTTGACGAACAGCGTGGGACCGAGTGGATGAAGTATCAGTCGTTGAGTGATTTCCTTGATCCGGAAGATCACAGCAAGACGATTGAAGGGTTGCCGGCGCCGATGCGGGCGGTGATTGTCGCGAAGAAGTAA
- the lon gene encoding endopeptidase La, whose product MSDQQEFPENPDDITETDAEHIEHHVPGKGLALPGQNLPDKVYIIPIHNRPFFPAQVLPVIVNEEPWAETLELVSKSEHHSLALFFMDTPQEDPRHFDTKALPQYGTLVKVHHASRENGKLQFVAQGLSRVRIKTWLKHHRPPYLVEVEYPHQPTEPTDEVKAYGMALINAIKELLPLNPLYSEELKNYLNRFSPNDPSPLTDFAAALTSATGPELQEVLDCVPMLKRMEKVLPMLRKEVEVARLQKEISAEVNRKIGEHQREFFLKEQLKVIQQELGLTKDDRSADLEQFEQRLEGKVLPTQVQKRLEEEMNKLSILETGSPEYAVTRNYLDWATSVPWGVYGEDKLDLKHARKVLDKHHAGLDDIKDRILEFLAVGAYKGEISGSIVLLVGPPGVGKTSVGKSIAESLGRPFYRFSLGGMRDEAEIKGHRRTYIGAQPGKLVQALKDVEVMNPVIMLDEIDKMGQSYQGDPASALLETLDPEQNVEFLDHYLDLRMDLSKVLFVCTANTLDSIPGPLLDRMEVIRLSGYITEEKVAIAKRHLWPKLLEKAGVSKGSLSISDTALKALIDGYAREAGVRQLEKQMGKLVRKAVMKLIDDPKAVIKIGPKDLEASLGHPVFRNEQVLSGTGVITGLAWTSMGGATLPIEATRIHTFNRGFKLTGQLGDVMKESAEIAYSYVSSHLKSFGGDPKFFDEAFVHLHVPEGATPKDGPSAGVTMASALLSLARNQAPKKGVAMTGELTLTGHVLPIGGVREKVIAARRQKIFELILPEANRGNFEELPDYLKEGITVHFAKKFADVAKVLF is encoded by the coding sequence ATGAGCGACCAGCAAGAATTCCCCGAGAACCCCGACGACATCACCGAAACCGACGCCGAACACATCGAACACCACGTCCCAGGCAAAGGCCTCGCCCTGCCCGGCCAGAACCTGCCGGACAAGGTCTACATCATCCCGATCCACAACCGCCCGTTCTTCCCGGCCCAGGTCCTGCCGGTCATCGTCAACGAAGAACCCTGGGCCGAAACCCTCGAACTGGTCAGCAAATCCGAACACCACTCCCTGGCCCTGTTCTTCATGGACACCCCCCAGGAAGACCCGCGCCACTTCGACACCAAGGCGTTGCCGCAATACGGCACCCTGGTCAAGGTGCACCACGCCAGCCGCGAAAACGGCAAACTGCAATTCGTCGCCCAAGGCCTGAGCCGCGTGCGCATCAAAACCTGGCTCAAACACCACCGCCCGCCGTATCTGGTTGAAGTCGAATACCCGCACCAGCCCACCGAGCCGACCGACGAGGTCAAGGCCTACGGCATGGCGCTGATCAACGCGATCAAGGAACTGCTGCCGCTCAACCCGCTGTACAGCGAAGAGCTGAAGAACTACCTCAACCGCTTCAGCCCCAACGATCCGTCGCCGCTGACCGACTTCGCCGCCGCGCTGACCTCCGCCACCGGCCCTGAATTGCAGGAAGTGCTCGATTGCGTCCCCATGCTCAAGCGCATGGAAAAAGTCCTGCCGATGCTGCGCAAGGAAGTCGAAGTCGCGCGCCTGCAAAAAGAAATCTCCGCCGAAGTGAACCGCAAGATCGGCGAGCACCAGCGCGAGTTCTTCCTCAAGGAACAGCTCAAGGTCATCCAGCAGGAACTCGGCCTGACCAAGGACGACCGCAGCGCCGACCTCGAACAGTTCGAGCAGCGCCTGGAAGGCAAAGTCCTGCCGACGCAGGTGCAGAAACGCCTCGAAGAAGAGATGAACAAGCTGTCGATCCTCGAAACCGGATCGCCGGAATACGCGGTCACCCGCAACTACCTCGACTGGGCGACCTCGGTGCCGTGGGGCGTGTACGGCGAGGACAAACTCGACCTCAAGCACGCGCGCAAGGTGCTCGACAAACACCACGCGGGCCTCGACGACATCAAGGACCGGATCCTCGAATTCCTCGCGGTCGGTGCTTATAAAGGCGAAATCAGCGGTTCCATCGTGCTGCTGGTCGGCCCGCCGGGCGTGGGTAAAACCAGCGTCGGCAAGTCCATCGCTGAATCCCTCGGCCGGCCGTTCTACCGCTTCAGCCTCGGCGGCATGCGCGACGAAGCCGAGATCAAAGGCCACCGCCGCACCTACATCGGCGCGCAACCGGGCAAACTCGTGCAGGCGTTGAAAGACGTCGAAGTGATGAACCCGGTGATCATGCTCGACGAGATCGACAAGATGGGCCAGAGCTACCAGGGCGACCCGGCCTCGGCGCTGCTCGAAACCCTCGACCCGGAACAGAACGTCGAATTCCTCGACCACTATCTGGACCTGCGGATGGACCTGTCGAAAGTCCTGTTCGTCTGCACCGCCAACACCCTGGATTCGATTCCCGGCCCGTTGCTGGACCGGATGGAAGTGATTCGCCTGTCGGGCTACATCACCGAAGAAAAAGTCGCCATCGCCAAGCGTCACCTGTGGCCGAAACTGCTGGAAAAGGCCGGCGTGTCCAAGGGCAGCCTGAGCATCAGCGACACCGCGCTCAAAGCCTTGATCGACGGTTACGCCCGTGAAGCCGGCGTGCGCCAGCTGGAAAAACAGATGGGCAAACTGGTGCGCAAAGCGGTGATGAAGCTGATCGACGATCCGAAAGCGGTGATCAAGATCGGCCCGAAAGACCTCGAAGCGTCCCTTGGTCATCCGGTGTTCCGCAACGAGCAAGTGTTGTCCGGCACTGGTGTGATTACCGGTCTGGCGTGGACCAGCATGGGCGGCGCGACCTTGCCGATTGAGGCCACGCGGATTCACACGTTCAATCGTGGTTTCAAACTCACCGGGCAACTGGGCGATGTGATGAAGGAGTCGGCGGAGATCGCCTACAGCTACGTCAGCTCGCACCTCAAATCCTTCGGTGGCGATCCGAAATTCTTCGACGAGGCTTTCGTCCACCTGCACGTGCCGGAAGGTGCGACACCGAAAGACGGCCCGAGCGCCGGCGTGACCATGGCCAGCGCCCTGCTCTCGCTCGCCCGTAATCAGGCGCCGAAAAAAGGCGTGGCGATGACCGGTGAATTGACGCTGACCGGGCATGTGCTGCCGATTGGCGGGGTGCGCGAGAAGGTGATTGCGGCGCGGCGGCAGAAGATTTTCGAGTTGATTCTTCCGGAGGCGAATCGGGGGAATTTCGAAGAGCTGCCGGATTACTTGAAGGAAGGCATCACCGTGCATTTCGCCAAGAAGTTTGCGGATGTGGCGAAGGTGCTTTTCTGA
- a CDS encoding hydroxymethylglutaryl-CoA reductase, with translation MSDTRFGNHWIEALTKGQTRFHQLPADLDHNEAALIRREALQHISGASLRSIGDYTREPQPAHCENRIGSIQIPLGVAGPLLVKGQAITAQEPVYVPMATSEGALVASTSRGCRALHAAGGAVVRVEEVGITRAPVFRSSGIEQTQIFLSWVREHFAQIRQLCEQDSQHLQLQDIVPAVVGTSIYLRFRFHTADAMGMNMATIACDRVIRQLISPETGVPCISISGNYCTDKKPAMVNFLNGRGYRIHAEVRLSQDILRDILKTDAKALCELQYRKNLLGSVMAGTFGGNAHHANLLAAFFIATGQDVAQVAESATGITCIEACDHDAVYASIMMPDVPLGTVGGGTGLCTQREALALMGIVPGSKKPGVDTRRLAEILGALVLAGELSIMAAQASHQLVSAHQRLGR, from the coding sequence ATGTCAGATACGCGCTTTGGCAACCACTGGATCGAAGCGCTGACCAAAGGGCAGACCCGCTTTCACCAGTTGCCCGCCGATCTTGATCACAACGAAGCCGCCCTGATTCGCCGTGAAGCCTTGCAACACATCAGTGGCGCCTCGCTGCGCAGCATTGGCGATTACACCCGCGAACCGCAGCCGGCCCATTGCGAGAACCGGATCGGCTCCATCCAGATTCCGCTGGGCGTCGCCGGCCCATTGCTCGTCAAAGGCCAGGCCATCACTGCCCAGGAACCCGTCTACGTTCCCATGGCCACCTCCGAAGGCGCACTGGTCGCCAGCACCTCCCGTGGCTGCCGGGCATTGCACGCCGCCGGCGGCGCAGTGGTTCGGGTCGAAGAGGTGGGCATTACCCGTGCGCCGGTGTTTCGCTCCAGCGGCATCGAGCAGACTCAGATCTTTCTGAGCTGGGTCCGCGAGCACTTTGCACAAATCCGGCAACTCTGCGAACAGGACAGTCAACACCTGCAGTTGCAGGACATCGTGCCCGCCGTCGTCGGTACTTCGATCTATCTGCGCTTTCGCTTCCACACCGCCGATGCCATGGGCATGAACATGGCAACCATTGCCTGCGACCGGGTCATCCGCCAATTGATAAGCCCCGAGACAGGCGTCCCCTGCATCAGCATTTCTGGCAATTACTGCACCGATAAAAAGCCTGCGATGGTCAACTTCCTCAACGGGCGTGGCTATCGGATCCACGCCGAAGTCCGTCTGAGCCAAGACATACTGCGCGACATTCTGAAAACCGACGCCAAGGCACTTTGCGAGCTGCAGTACCGCAAAAATCTGCTGGGTTCAGTCATGGCCGGCACCTTCGGTGGCAATGCTCATCATGCCAACCTGCTCGCCGCGTTCTTCATCGCCACCGGTCAGGACGTCGCTCAAGTGGCGGAAAGTGCCACGGGCATCACCTGCATCGAAGCCTGTGATCATGACGCCGTTTACGCGTCGATCATGATGCCCGACGTACCGCTGGGAACGGTCGGCGGCGGCACCGGACTGTGTACCCAGCGCGAAGCCCTGGCCCTGATGGGCATCGTCCCGGGCAGCAAGAAGCCCGGTGTCGATACCCGACGGCTGGCAGAAATACTCGGCGCCCTGGTACTCGCCGGAGAGCTGTCGATCATGGCTGCCCAGGCCTCGCACCAACTGGTTTCGGCCCATCAACGGTTGGGGCGCTGA
- a CDS encoding DUF6124 family protein yields MKKPTPNPPETDDTSPYESADSKKLHDAAERALDHHFNPIPKKCPGRRPSKMFQVSPDMDDETLLAHACESLATASVMASDVAAFVDTPQRHRILGIQQVIMLAELAVNRVLDNVEVTRYPG; encoded by the coding sequence ATGAAAAAACCAACACCGAATCCACCCGAAACCGACGACACCTCGCCCTACGAATCCGCCGATTCAAAGAAACTCCACGACGCCGCCGAACGCGCCCTCGACCACCACTTCAATCCCATTCCAAAAAAATGCCCCGGTCGCCGACCGAGCAAGATGTTCCAGGTCTCCCCGGACATGGACGACGAAACGCTGCTGGCTCATGCCTGTGAGTCTTTGGCCACCGCCAGTGTCATGGCCAGTGATGTAGCAGCTTTTGTCGATACCCCGCAGCGGCATCGGATCCTGGGAATTCAGCAGGTGATCATGCTGGCGGAACTGGCGGTGAATCGGGTGCTGGATAACGTCGAGGTCACTCGATATCCGGGATAA
- a CDS encoding protease inhibitor I42 family protein yields MSPLRLFVPLSLALLAACATQPKTNVTVEKQSECPVRLTNGQNLIVMLPSNPTTGYRWAIQDSAGGVLRALSPEVYSNPEDAGVVGAAGLSTWRFQAFATGTGRLRLTSQQPWAPEVLPVETFDCAISVN; encoded by the coding sequence ATGTCCCCCCTTCGCCTGTTTGTCCCCCTGTCCCTCGCCCTGCTGGCCGCCTGCGCCACGCAACCGAAAACCAACGTGACCGTGGAAAAACAGAGCGAATGCCCGGTGCGGCTGACCAACGGGCAAAACCTGATCGTCATGCTCCCGAGCAACCCCACCACCGGCTACCGCTGGGCCATCCAGGATTCCGCCGGCGGCGTATTGCGCGCCCTCAGCCCCGAGGTCTACAGCAATCCGGAAGATGCCGGTGTGGTCGGCGCGGCTGGTCTCTCGACCTGGCGCTTCCAGGCCTTCGCCACCGGCACCGGTCGCCTGCGCCTGACCTCGCAGCAACCGTGGGCACCGGAAGTGTTGCCGGTTGAAACCTTTGACTGCGCCATTTCGGTGAACTGA
- the cmoA gene encoding carboxy-S-adenosyl-L-methionine synthase CmoA → MAQVPDFAFNEDVVRVFPDMIKRSVPGYPTIVENLGVLAAQFAQPNSVLYDLGASLGAVTQALRRHVRTDGCRVIAVDNSTAMVERCREYLNGQDSMFQELLPVEVIEGDILALDFKPASVVALNFTLQFIAPDQRTALLSRIRQSLLPGGALILSEKLRFNDAEEHALLTDLHVAFKRANGYSELEIAQKRSAIENVMKPDSLEEHRERLLAAGFSKVVPWFQCLNFASLIALP, encoded by the coding sequence ATGGCCCAGGTGCCTGACTTCGCCTTCAACGAAGACGTGGTGCGGGTGTTCCCGGACATGATCAAGCGTTCGGTGCCGGGTTACCCGACCATCGTCGAGAACCTTGGCGTGCTTGCGGCGCAGTTCGCTCAGCCAAACAGCGTGCTCTATGACTTGGGCGCCTCGCTGGGTGCCGTGACCCAGGCCCTGCGGCGCCATGTGCGCACCGACGGTTGCCGGGTGATCGCGGTGGATAACTCGACGGCGATGGTCGAGCGCTGCCGCGAGTACCTCAACGGTCAGGATTCGATGTTCCAGGAGTTGCTGCCGGTCGAGGTGATCGAAGGCGACATCCTCGCCCTCGATTTCAAACCGGCCTCGGTGGTGGCGCTGAACTTCACCCTGCAATTCATCGCACCGGATCAGCGCACGGCGCTGCTATCGCGCATCCGCCAATCGTTGCTGCCGGGCGGGGCGCTGATTCTGTCGGAAAAGCTGCGCTTCAACGATGCCGAAGAACACGCGCTGCTGACCGATCTGCACGTCGCGTTCAAACGCGCCAACGGCTACAGCGAACTGGAAATCGCCCAGAAGCGCAGCGCCATCGAAAACGTCATGAAGCCCGATAGCCTCGAAGAACACCGCGAGCGCCTGCTGGCCGCCGGGTTCTCGAAAGTCGTGCCGTGGTTCCAGTGTCTTAACTTTGCCTCGTTGATTGCCTTGCCATGA
- the mvaD gene encoding diphosphomevalonate decarboxylase: MNRTSVSSPANIALIKYWGMRDAQNTLPNNASLSMTLSRCVSLCTLAPLANGTTDEILWKTSRGALVPADPALRAGIEHHLQALREHFDHWQPLRIATTNSFPTGAGIASSAAGFSALTTAFALYRGHSLTHPALSDLTRLSGSGSAARSVTGGFVQWPGNARLLSGPALQIAPARHWPLHDLIAVVDARHKTVSSRQGHLLANSSEFYPTRLTLLPDRLEQVRRAILERDFTRLADAVEREAVELHLIAMTSQPPVFYWRPATLAVLEQVRQLRREGLDVCATLDAGPNVHVLCTPQHSPKVFAALRKLPDIQRWILDRAGDGPRRLEQHLY, encoded by the coding sequence ATGAATCGCACCAGCGTCTCCTCCCCCGCCAACATTGCACTGATCAAATACTGGGGCATGCGCGATGCGCAGAACACACTGCCCAACAACGCCTCGCTTTCGATGACCCTGAGCCGTTGCGTCAGCCTCTGCACACTGGCCCCGCTGGCCAATGGCACGACCGATGAAATTCTGTGGAAAACCTCACGCGGTGCGCTGGTGCCGGCCGATCCCGCCCTGCGGGCCGGGATCGAACATCACCTGCAAGCCTTGCGCGAACACTTCGATCACTGGCAACCGCTACGCATCGCCACCACCAACAGCTTCCCGACCGGCGCCGGCATCGCCTCGTCGGCAGCCGGTTTCAGCGCTCTAACGACAGCATTTGCCCTGTATCGCGGACACTCGCTGACGCATCCCGCCCTCAGCGATCTGACGCGCCTGTCCGGCTCCGGCTCAGCGGCGCGCTCGGTAACCGGTGGTTTTGTGCAATGGCCCGGCAATGCGCGGCTACTCTCGGGACCAGCCCTGCAAATCGCCCCCGCACGCCACTGGCCACTGCACGACCTGATCGCCGTGGTCGACGCCCGACACAAAACCGTCAGCTCTCGCCAGGGTCACCTGCTCGCCAACAGCAGCGAGTTTTATCCGACCCGCCTGACTCTGCTGCCGGACCGCCTGGAACAAGTGCGCCGCGCCATTCTCGAACGCGACTTCACCCGATTGGCCGACGCCGTGGAACGCGAAGCCGTCGAACTGCATCTGATCGCCATGACTTCACAGCCACCGGTTTTCTACTGGCGCCCGGCGACCCTGGCCGTGCTGGAACAGGTCCGCCAGTTGCGTCGTGAAGGCCTGGACGTCTGCGCCACCCTCGACGCAGGGCCCAACGTGCACGTGCTCTGCACGCCGCAACATTCCCCAAAGGTGTTTGCCGCGCTGCGCAAACTGCCTGACATCCAGCGCTGGATACTCGATAGAGCGGGCGACGGCCCCCGGCGGCTGGAGCAGCATCTGTATTGA
- a CDS encoding multicopper oxidase family protein: protein MSFTRRQILGGLAGLVVVGVGAGGASRYWLGKMADADAGHDYELIAAPLDVELVPGHKTEAWAFGPSAPGTELRVRQGEWLRVRFINHLPVATTIHWHGIRLPLEMDGVPYVSQLPVLPGEYFDYKFRVPDAGSYWYHPHVSSSEELGRGLVGPLIVEEREPTGFKYEKTLSLKNWHIDDEGNFVEFSIPREAARGGTAGRLSTINGVPSPVIELPAGQITRVRLLNLDNTLTYRINIPGVEAQIYALDGNPVEPRPLGKEYWLGPGMRICLAIKAPPAGEELSLRNGPVRLGTLRSVANNDAPTDWPKALPANPVAEPDLANAEKLNFNFEWVGSVSVNVDNGKPPSLWQINGKAWDITDKTCADRPIASLKLGQSYIFELKNMTQYQHPIHLHGMSFKVIASNRHKVVPYFTDTYLLGKNERAQVALVADNPGVWMFHCHVIDHMETGLMAAIEVK, encoded by the coding sequence ATGTCCTTTACCCGTCGCCAAATCCTCGGTGGCCTGGCCGGTCTTGTTGTCGTTGGCGTGGGAGCGGGGGGCGCGTCGCGTTACTGGCTGGGCAAGATGGCTGATGCCGATGCGGGGCATGACTACGAGCTGATCGCCGCGCCGCTGGATGTCGAGCTGGTGCCAGGGCACAAGACCGAAGCCTGGGCGTTCGGGCCGTCGGCGCCGGGCACCGAGTTGCGCGTGCGTCAGGGCGAGTGGCTGCGGGTGCGTTTCATCAACCATCTGCCGGTCGCGACCACCATTCACTGGCACGGCATTCGCCTGCCGCTGGAGATGGACGGCGTGCCGTACGTTTCGCAATTGCCGGTGCTGCCGGGCGAATACTTCGATTACAAATTCCGTGTGCCGGATGCTGGCAGCTACTGGTATCACCCGCACGTCAGCAGCAGCGAAGAGCTCGGTCGCGGGCTGGTCGGGCCGTTGATTGTCGAGGAGCGCGAGCCGACCGGGTTCAAGTACGAAAAGACCCTGAGCCTGAAGAACTGGCACATCGACGACGAGGGCAACTTCGTCGAGTTCAGCATCCCGCGCGAAGCGGCCCGTGGCGGTACGGCGGGGCGGCTGTCGACCATCAACGGTGTGCCTTCGCCGGTGATCGAGTTGCCGGCGGGGCAGATCACCCGCGTGCGCCTGCTCAACCTCGACAACACCCTGACCTATCGCATCAACATTCCCGGCGTCGAAGCGCAGATCTATGCGCTGGACGGCAACCCGGTCGAGCCGCGCCCCTTGGGCAAGGAATACTGGCTTGGCCCGGGCATGCGCATCTGCCTGGCGATCAAGGCACCGCCGGCCGGTGAAGAACTGTCGCTGCGCAACGGCCCGGTTCGCCTCGGTACTTTACGTTCGGTGGCCAACAATGACGCGCCGACCGACTGGCCGAAGGCACTTCCGGCCAACCCGGTGGCCGAGCCTGACCTGGCCAATGCCGAGAAACTCAACTTCAATTTCGAATGGGTCGGTTCGGTGTCGGTGAATGTCGACAACGGCAAGCCGCCGAGCCTGTGGCAGATCAACGGCAAAGCCTGGGACATCACCGACAAGACCTGCGCCGACCGGCCGATCGCCAGCCTGAAACTCGGTCAGAGCTATATTTTCGAACTGAAGAACATGACCCAGTACCAGCACCCGATCCACCTGCACGGCATGAGCTTCAAGGTGATTGCTTCGAACCGGCACAAGGTCGTGCCGTATTTCACCGACACCTACCTGCTGGGCAAGAACGAGCGCGCGCAAGTGGCGCTGGTGGCGGATAACCCGGGGGTGTGGATGTTCCACTGCCACGTGATCGACCACATGGAAACCGGCCTGATGGCCGCCATCGAGGTGAAGTAA
- the tadA gene encoding tRNA adenosine(34) deaminase TadA, producing MRQIRPAAIIDRSRDRDFMREALELAAQGAALGEVPVGAVLVQDGEIIGRGFNCPISTSDPSAHAEMVAIRAAAQAVSNYRLPGSTLYVTLEPCSMCAGLIVHSRIARVVYGALEPKAGIVQSQGQFFTQGFLNHRVLYEGGVLAEECGAVLTEFFRARRAKPAD from the coding sequence ATGCGCCAGATTCGCCCCGCGGCGATCATCGACCGCAGCCGTGATCGCGATTTCATGCGCGAGGCGCTGGAGCTGGCGGCACAAGGCGCGGCCCTCGGCGAAGTGCCGGTGGGTGCGGTGCTGGTGCAGGATGGCGAGATCATCGGCCGTGGTTTCAACTGCCCGATCAGCACCAGCGACCCGAGTGCTCATGCGGAAATGGTCGCGATCCGCGCCGCTGCTCAGGCTGTGAGCAACTATCGCCTGCCGGGTAGCACGCTCTACGTGACTCTGGAACCGTGCAGTATGTGCGCCGGGTTGATCGTGCACTCGCGGATTGCCCGCGTGGTGTATGGCGCGCTGGAGCCCAAGGCCGGGATTGTGCAGAGTCAGGGGCAGTTCTTCACTCAGGGCTTTCTCAACCATCGAGTGTTGTATGAAGGTGGGGTGTTGGCGGAGGAGTGTGGGGCGGTGTTGACTGAGTTTTTCCGAGCACGGCGGGCAAAACCCGCAGACTGA
- a CDS encoding mevalonate kinase family protein, translating to MGEHAALHGCPAIACAVGLYCNVWLSPHEHRQIDVQLPDLSFQHSYAPEQLADYVSHVRLAWEYYRRAPSAWSYAQLRASAPDHLIKCAIGEILLRLAPPDWQGFSLRVQSQIPSGAGFGSSGALAVTLMAALSQLFRLTETDCPLEQLALSVERFQHGEPSGIDHNTSLRGSVVEGRRDAKGQFNLRTLPDSPMILPLANMRLFNTGTARENTGQVIAATRYRLEGAHNPLLASMQRNTERFCSLLQQSRPMPETLRAVIRDYQADLEKLGVVPAAVARLIRSIENAGGAAKICGAGALTGHQAGALLVMDAEDVPELSQYRRIDAPLAVAGLEIRRS from the coding sequence ATGGGTGAACATGCCGCGCTGCATGGATGTCCGGCAATCGCCTGTGCCGTGGGGCTTTACTGCAACGTGTGGTTATCCCCGCACGAGCATCGGCAAATCGACGTTCAACTACCCGACCTTTCATTCCAGCACAGCTATGCCCCCGAACAGCTGGCGGACTATGTCAGCCATGTGCGTCTGGCCTGGGAATATTATCGGCGCGCCCCCAGCGCCTGGAGTTATGCGCAACTCCGCGCCAGTGCCCCCGACCACCTGATCAAATGCGCCATCGGTGAAATCCTGCTCCGACTCGCACCGCCAGACTGGCAGGGCTTTAGCCTGCGGGTGCAATCGCAGATTCCGAGCGGTGCCGGTTTCGGCAGCTCCGGCGCACTGGCAGTCACGCTGATGGCGGCACTGTCGCAGTTGTTCCGGCTGACAGAAACCGATTGCCCGCTCGAACAGTTGGCCCTGTCGGTAGAACGCTTTCAGCACGGCGAACCTTCGGGCATCGACCACAACACCAGCCTGCGGGGCTCGGTTGTCGAAGGCCGGCGTGACGCGAAGGGCCAGTTCAATCTGCGCACGCTACCCGACAGCCCTATGATCCTGCCGCTCGCCAACATGCGTCTCTTCAACACCGGAACCGCCCGCGAGAACACCGGCCAGGTCATTGCCGCTACCCGATACCGGCTCGAAGGCGCCCACAATCCGTTGCTGGCCAGCATGCAACGCAATACCGAGCGCTTCTGTTCGCTGCTTCAACAATCGCGACCAATGCCGGAAACCCTTCGTGCGGTGATACGCGACTATCAGGCCGATCTGGAAAAACTGGGCGTCGTCCCCGCCGCCGTCGCCCGGTTGATTCGCTCGATTGAAAACGCAGGAGGGGCAGCAAAAATCTGCGGTGCCGGCGCCCTGACCGGTCACCAGGCCGGCGCGCTGCTGGTGATGGACGCAGAAGATGTACCAGAGCTTTCGCAGTACCGGCGAATCGACGCCCCTCTCGCGGTGGCAGGCCTCGAGATCCGCCGCTCATGA
- a CDS encoding lysoplasmalogenase: MGWLILALMGAVTFLYGVSTHAALLCLLVKPLPVLALLGWLHDAPPSDYRRWISLGLIFSLIGDVLLAWPGDLFVFGLGAFLVAHLAYLKAYLSDCRRLALLPLILALGVGAVLLGILISSGLGPLTVPVIVYGTAISAMLWRALARLGSGVPQRSALLTAGGAVAFVFSDSVIGINRFVSPFNAAPYIIILSYWLGQWGIAASAFHVEKAEKSL; this comes from the coding sequence GTGGGCTGGCTGATCCTCGCGCTGATGGGCGCCGTGACCTTTCTCTATGGCGTCAGCACCCACGCGGCGTTGCTTTGCCTGTTGGTCAAACCGCTGCCGGTGCTGGCGTTGCTGGGCTGGTTGCACGATGCGCCGCCGAGTGACTATCGCCGCTGGATCAGCCTCGGTCTGATTTTCTCTTTGATCGGCGATGTGCTGCTGGCGTGGCCGGGGGATTTGTTCGTCTTCGGTCTGGGCGCGTTTCTGGTCGCACATCTGGCGTATCTCAAGGCTTACCTCAGCGATTGCCGGCGCCTGGCCCTGCTGCCGCTGATCCTGGCGCTCGGCGTCGGCGCTGTGCTGTTGGGCATCCTGATCTCTAGCGGACTCGGGCCGTTGACCGTGCCGGTGATCGTCTACGGCACCGCCATCAGCGCCATGCTCTGGCGCGCCCTGGCCCGACTCGGCAGCGGCGTACCACAACGTTCGGCACTGCTGACGGCGGGCGGCGCGGTGGCGTTCGTGTTCTCCGACAGCGTGATCGGCATCAACCGGTTTGTCTCACCGTTCAACGCGGCGCCCTACATCATCATCCTCAGTTACTGGCTGGGGCAGTGGGGGATTGCCGCGTCGGCGTTTCACGTAGAAAAAGCCGAAAAATCGCTATAA